Proteins from a single region of Crassaminicella profunda:
- the mltG gene encoding endolytic transglycosylase MltG, with amino-acid sequence MKLHKFKGIIFLLIMMLILGGGKMYFNNSIGPVNVDSTDLIMVQIPTGASTKQIAKILDTNNIINSDLTFRILSKLSKADGKMKAGNYNFEKSMAADEIIKILVNGDTVKDTVKVTIPEGFELKQIAKRLEDEGLVNKIRFIEIAESEDFDYKFLKHIPKEKNRLEGFLFPDTYEISKNATEKEIIKKMLNRFDDIFVDNYCKRAEELNMTVNDIVTLASIIEREAKVDKERPIVASVFYNRMNIKMPLQSCATVQYVLGKRKARLSTKDTEIDSPYNTYKHNGLPPKPIASPGKASIEAALYPSETDYLYFVVSKNGEHHFSKTYKEHLKAKNGIY; translated from the coding sequence ATGAAATTACATAAATTTAAGGGAATTATATTTTTATTGATTATGATGCTTATTTTGGGTGGCGGGAAAATGTATTTTAACAACTCAATTGGGCCTGTAAATGTGGATAGTACTGACTTGATTATGGTACAAATTCCAACAGGGGCTTCTACAAAACAAATTGCAAAGATATTAGATACAAATAATATTATCAACAGTGATTTAACTTTTCGTATTTTAAGCAAATTGTCAAAAGCTGATGGTAAAATGAAAGCAGGTAATTATAACTTTGAAAAGAGTATGGCAGCAGATGAAATTATAAAGATCCTCGTAAATGGAGATACTGTGAAGGATACTGTGAAGGTCACCATTCCTGAAGGCTTTGAATTAAAACAAATTGCAAAAAGACTAGAAGATGAAGGATTAGTGAATAAGATTAGGTTTATAGAAATAGCAGAAAGTGAAGATTTTGATTATAAATTTTTAAAACACATTCCAAAAGAGAAAAATAGGCTTGAAGGTTTTTTATTTCCTGATACCTATGAGATTTCTAAAAATGCTACAGAGAAAGAAATCATTAAAAAGATGTTAAATCGCTTTGATGATATTTTTGTAGATAATTATTGTAAAAGAGCAGAAGAATTGAATATGACTGTAAATGATATTGTAACCCTGGCATCTATTATAGAAAGGGAAGCAAAGGTAGATAAAGAGAGACCTATTGTAGCTAGTGTTTTCTATAATAGGATGAATATAAAAATGCCACTGCAATCTTGTGCTACTGTTCAATATGTGTTAGGTAAGAGAAAAGCAAGGTTAAGTACAAAGGATACAGAAATTGATTCACCGTATAATACGTATAAGCATAATGGATTACCCCCTAAGCCTATTGCGTCTCCAGGAAAAGCTTCTATTGAGGCAGCACTTTATCCTAGTGAGACAGACTACTTATATTTTGTTGTAAGTAAAAATGGAGAGCATCATTTTAGTAAAACATATAAAGAACATTTAAAGGCGAAGAATGGTATTTATTAA
- a CDS encoding O-methyltransferase, with product MSNIVNELVEEYIRNILPQKDGLLKDMEEYAFKNHVPIVQPEVAKLLEVITKINQTKSVLEVGTAIGYSAIIFMKAMEDGKLTSIEKRNDMVEIARKNIEMAGLKGQIEVIEGCAEEILPTLKGKFDLIFLDAAKGQYMKFLSSSIDLLKKGGVLVSDNVLYKGMIASDEYVVRRKITIVKRMRKYLDYIMDHPELTTSLLPIGDGVALSYKN from the coding sequence TTGAGTAATATCGTTAATGAATTAGTGGAAGAATATATAAGGAATATTTTGCCACAAAAAGATGGATTATTAAAAGATATGGAGGAGTATGCTTTTAAGAATCATGTACCTATTGTACAACCAGAAGTAGCAAAACTTTTAGAAGTAATTACAAAAATTAATCAAACAAAATCTGTCTTAGAAGTAGGAACAGCTATTGGCTATTCTGCTATTATTTTTATGAAGGCTATGGAAGATGGGAAGTTAACGAGTATAGAGAAACGAAACGATATGGTTGAAATTGCTAGAAAGAATATAGAAATGGCAGGACTTAAAGGTCAAATAGAAGTTATAGAAGGTTGCGCTGAAGAAATATTACCAACATTAAAGGGGAAATTTGATTTAATATTTTTAGATGCTGCAAAAGGACAATATATGAAATTTCTTTCTTCGAGTATAGACCTCTTAAAAAAAGGAGGCGTACTTGTTTCTGATAATGTATTATATAAAGGGATGATTGCTTCTGATGAATATGTAGTACGTAGAAAAATAACTATTGTAAAAAGGATGAGGAAATACTTAGATTATATTATGGATCATCCAGAACTTACAACATCCTTATTACCTATTGGTGATGGTGTAGCCTTAAGCTATAAAAATTAG
- a CDS encoding ribonuclease J has product MARKPAKIKVIPLGGLNEIGKNMMAFEYKDDIMIIDCGLSFPEDEMLGIDMVIPDITYLMKNKDKVKGIVLTHGHEDHIGALPYVLKKLNVPIYGTKLTLGLVGNKLKEHKLSSSVHTEIVKPGDVIKLGDFKVEFIRTSHSIADAVCLAIHTPMGTIVHTGDFKIDFTPIDGEPIDFHRLAELGKKGVLLLLADSTNVERQGYTMSERTVGVTFENIFRNATQRIIVATFASNVHRVQQIIDAAYKFNRKISVSGRSMVNVVNVAMELGYLKVPEDMLIDINNINNYPDNEVVVITTGSQGEPMSALSRMASAEHRKLEIQPGDMVIISATPIPGNEKTVARVVNQLFEKGANVIYEALADVHVSGHACQEELKLMHSLIKPKYFIPVHGEYRHLRQHGKLAESLGMPTENVFTIENGQVVEISRDHARICGNVPAGNILVDGLGVGDVGNIVLRDRKHLSEDGLMVVVVTIRKEDGQVISGPDIISRGFVYVRESEVLMDEARSVVRNALQICQANGVREWAALKASIKDSLKGFLYEKTKRSPMILPIIMEV; this is encoded by the coding sequence GTGGCAAGAAAACCAGCAAAAATTAAAGTGATTCCTCTTGGGGGCTTAAATGAAATTGGAAAAAACATGATGGCGTTTGAATATAAAGACGATATTATGATTATTGATTGTGGATTAAGTTTTCCAGAGGATGAAATGCTAGGAATTGATATGGTAATTCCAGACATTACCTACTTGATGAAAAACAAAGATAAAGTAAAAGGAATTGTTCTTACCCATGGACATGAAGATCATATTGGTGCATTGCCTTATGTTTTAAAAAAGCTAAATGTTCCTATATATGGTACTAAATTAACATTAGGGTTAGTGGGGAATAAATTAAAGGAACATAAGTTATCTTCTAGTGTACATACGGAAATTGTAAAGCCAGGGGATGTAATTAAATTAGGGGATTTTAAAGTAGAGTTTATTAGAACAAGTCATTCTATTGCAGATGCAGTTTGCTTGGCTATACATACACCTATGGGAACAATTGTTCATACAGGGGATTTTAAAATAGACTTTACACCAATTGACGGAGAACCTATTGATTTTCATAGATTAGCTGAACTTGGAAAAAAAGGCGTATTATTACTATTAGCAGATAGTACAAATGTTGAAAGACAAGGATATACAATGTCTGAGAGAACTGTTGGTGTAACTTTTGAAAATATATTTAGAAATGCTACTCAAAGAATTATCGTAGCTACTTTTGCTTCAAATGTTCATAGAGTACAGCAAATTATTGATGCAGCTTATAAGTTTAATCGAAAAATATCCGTATCTGGAAGAAGTATGGTAAATGTAGTGAATGTTGCTATGGAATTAGGGTATTTAAAAGTTCCTGAGGACATGTTAATCGATATTAATAATATTAATAATTACCCAGACAATGAAGTAGTTGTGATTACTACAGGAAGTCAAGGAGAGCCTATGTCAGCTTTATCAAGAATGGCATCTGCAGAACATAGAAAACTAGAAATACAACCAGGAGACATGGTGATTATTTCTGCAACTCCCATACCTGGAAATGAAAAAACTGTGGCAAGAGTTGTTAATCAACTGTTTGAGAAAGGTGCTAATGTTATATACGAAGCTTTAGCAGATGTACATGTTTCAGGACATGCCTGTCAGGAAGAATTGAAATTAATGCATTCATTAATAAAACCAAAGTATTTTATCCCAGTGCATGGTGAATATAGACATTTAAGACAGCATGGTAAACTTGCTGAAAGTTTAGGCATGCCTACTGAAAATGTATTTACAATAGAAAATGGTCAGGTTGTAGAGATTTCAAGGGATCATGCAAGAATTTGTGGAAATGTACCAGCGGGTAATATATTAGTAGATGGATTGGGTGTTGGAGATGTTGGAAATATCGTTCTTCGAGATAGAAAGCACTTGTCTGAAGATGGATTGATGGTTGTAGTTGTAACCATTAGAAAAGAAGATGGACAAGTCATATCAGGACCAGATATTATATCTCGTGGATTTGTCTATGTGAGAGAATCAGAAGTTTTAATGGATGAAGCTAGATCTGTTGTGAGAAATGCATTACAAATATGTCAAGCCAATGGAGTAAGAGAATGGGCTGCATTAAAAGCTTCTATTAAAGATAGTCTAAAAGGTTTCTTATATGAAAAAACGAAAAGAAGTCCAATGATCTTACCGATTATTATGGAAGTATAA